The Impatiens glandulifera chromosome 8, dImpGla2.1, whole genome shotgun sequence genome includes a window with the following:
- the LOC124913308 gene encoding putative uncharacterized protein DDB_G0280071, giving the protein MKNNEQGNVSVLIKKIEETESNSRSEIEALMVHSNYLQLKRNKITSNNIEASCLVNNPNIQSNSNTNTNTNTNTNESMILELDALRTENNRVHNTIYKMEEENKKTVSHQNNIIKKLSDENKEVKQLAEMRINETTGELRKNLEDQIRMMSRRIKVAEQLHIENKEAYMKTRDKYSKDKTDMIIIEDMMKELNEVGVKFEEFSDDIMKRVSTFSCWTVFAKEWARKKGMEEKEHEEEIMELRKKVKEMEKVVNEKEEEISMIGEEKKEAIR; this is encoded by the coding sequence atgaagaacaatgAGCAAGGAAATGTTTCAGTTCTTataaagaagattgaagagacaGAGAGCAATTCAAGATCCGAAATTGAAGCCTTAATGGTACATTCCAACTACCTTCAACTCAAGAGGAACAAAATTACTTCAAACAACATTGAAGCTTCATGCCTAGTAAACAACCCAAACATCCAATCCAACTCGAACACCAACACCAACACCAATACCAACACCAACGAGAGTATGATACTAGAACTGGATGCATTAAGAACAGAGAATAATCGTGTACACAATACAATATACAAAATGGAGGAAGAGAATAAGAAAACTGTGAGTCATCaaaacaacataataaaaaagttaagcGACGAGAACAAGGAAGTAAAACAACTAGCGGAGATGAGGATCAACGAGACAACTGGAGAGTTACGGAAGAATTTAGAAGATCAAATCCGAATGATGAGTAGAAGAATAAAGGTGGCTGAACAACTTCATATCGAGAACAAGGAAGCCTACATGAAAACAAGAGACAAGTACTCAAAAGATAAGACTGACATGATAATTATTGAGGACATGATGAAGGAACTCAACGAGGTGGGAGTTAAGTTCGAGGAATTCAGTGATGATATTATGAAGAGGGTTTCGACATTTTCTTGTTGGACTGTGTTTGCGAAGGAATGGGCTAGGAAGAAAGGAATGGAGGAGAAGGAACATGAAGAAGAGATAATGGAATTAAGGAAGAAGGTGAAGGAAATGGAGAAGGTTGTGAATgagaaggaagaagagattTCTATGATTGgggaggagaagaaggaggcTATTAGATAG